A window of Ruania suaedae contains these coding sequences:
- a CDS encoding TetR/AcrR family transcriptional regulator, whose protein sequence is MRKSSMGATRSRRAGGARRAQVLEHVVEVLSERGYAATRFTDVAQASGVAVSTLQGYFGSREDMLIEALQGATTGEVEVLARLADGFTDPWQQLVALVDRGLSTPVPTWRMLMEFWTAAAHDPELRDHAAVLAEQYRQPFRETVQRGVDAGVFSPRSEVTAIVDVVVATMDGFLYPLVLGHLTALHPDHRAVVLDQLAFMLGTDS, encoded by the coding sequence ATGAGGAAGAGCAGCATGGGGGCGACGAGATCGCGACGCGCCGGCGGGGCCAGGCGAGCGCAGGTACTGGAGCACGTCGTGGAGGTGCTGTCCGAGCGGGGATATGCCGCGACCCGGTTCACCGATGTCGCCCAGGCGTCGGGTGTCGCGGTGTCGACGCTCCAGGGCTACTTCGGGTCACGTGAGGACATGCTGATCGAAGCACTCCAAGGTGCCACCACCGGCGAGGTCGAGGTACTCGCCCGCCTGGCCGACGGGTTCACGGACCCCTGGCAGCAACTGGTCGCGTTGGTCGACCGGGGCCTGTCCACACCCGTGCCGACCTGGCGGATGCTGATGGAGTTCTGGACCGCTGCGGCGCATGATCCCGAACTGCGCGACCATGCCGCCGTGCTGGCTGAGCAGTACCGGCAGCCATTCCGCGAGACCGTGCAGCGCGGCGTGGATGCGGGGGTGTTCTCGCCGCGATCCGAAGTCACCGCCATCGTGGACGTGGTGGTCGCGACCATGGACGGCTTCCTCTACCCCCTCGTTCTGGGACACCTGACTGCGCTCCATCCGGACCACCGCGCCGTGGTGCTGGACCAGCTCGCTTTCATGCTCGGGACCGACTCATGA
- a CDS encoding NAD(P)H-binding protein gives MTTLVTAATGKVGRQVTAQLRACGVELRAGSRRGSPPLDWTAPATWPAVLDGVDRIFLLVPGGDDGQRSVAGLGEAVVEFLDLAEHRGVRRVVLMTALGMDAAPAEVEQRAVELHLQRSALDWTILRPNWFFQNLTHGPLCALAEANHTVLALPAGDAAVSFIDTQDIAAVAVEALVGEHHGREYALTGSRSLTFADVATACRDSAVPVSAYRAVSDHEFRRAALGLGWHRDYVDTLSGLFAAIAAGYAAPVLRDTAEILGRAPRSLTAFLAQV, from the coding sequence ATGACGACGCTGGTCACCGCAGCGACCGGAAAGGTCGGCCGCCAGGTCACCGCGCAGCTTCGTGCCTGCGGCGTGGAGCTGAGGGCAGGGTCTCGCCGCGGCTCGCCGCCGCTGGACTGGACCGCACCAGCGACCTGGCCGGCCGTCCTGGACGGCGTGGACCGGATCTTCCTGCTCGTGCCCGGTGGTGACGACGGGCAACGGTCCGTTGCCGGCCTCGGCGAGGCGGTGGTCGAGTTCCTCGATCTCGCCGAGCACCGGGGCGTCCGGCGAGTCGTGCTGATGACCGCCCTGGGCATGGATGCGGCCCCGGCCGAGGTCGAGCAACGCGCCGTTGAGCTGCACCTGCAGCGCAGCGCCCTCGACTGGACGATCCTGCGGCCGAACTGGTTCTTCCAGAACCTCACCCACGGACCGCTGTGCGCGCTTGCCGAAGCGAACCACACCGTGCTGGCCCTGCCGGCCGGTGACGCGGCGGTCAGCTTCATCGACACGCAGGACATCGCCGCCGTCGCCGTCGAGGCGCTGGTGGGCGAGCATCACGGCCGCGAGTACGCGCTGACGGGGTCACGCAGCCTGACCTTCGCCGACGTCGCCACTGCGTGCCGCGACTCGGCCGTGCCCGTGAGCGCGTACCGGGCGGTCTCCGACCACGAGTTCCGCCGCGCTGCACTCGGCCTGGGCTGGCATCGCGACTATGTCGACACGCTCAGCGGGCTGTTCGCCGCGATCGCCGCCGGATATGCCGCACCAGTGCTGCGCGACACCGCCGAGATCCTGGGTCGGGCACCGCGATCACTCACGGCCTTTCTCGCGCAGGTGTGA